From one Physeter macrocephalus isolate SW-GA chromosome 18, ASM283717v5, whole genome shotgun sequence genomic stretch:
- the TRIM38 gene encoding E3 ubiquitin-protein ligase TRIM38: MASTPITKKMREEATCSICLQLMTEPVSISCGHSYCHLCIVSFCEMQPWLEMFSCPQCRAPYKMASLRPNKQLGNLIEAIKEMDQEMSCEEHGEKLHLFCEDEGQLICWRCDRGLQHKGHTTALVEDACQGYKEKLQEAVTKLRQLEEECMNLKVFTAKQITEWNEKIEVQKKKIQSDFKNLQSFLHEEEKSYLWKLEKEKEQTLRRLRDNEANLEQQSHELESYILELEHKCQGSAQNLLQDVKDTLSRSWAVKLEQPEALSLDLHTVCNVSELYFDVKKVLRSYQVSVTLDPDTAYYELILSEDRRQVTRGCPQENLDTSSRRFSALPCILGCEGFSSGKHYFEVDVGEGTGWDLGVCMENVQRDTVMVQTPQSGFWAIRLCKKKGYVALTSPLTSLQLREQPLVVGIFLDFEAGVVSFYNMTTGSHIFTFPKASFSDTLRPYFQVYQYSPLFLPPPDK; this comes from the exons ATGGCCTCAACCCCAATCACCAAGAAGATGAGGGAGGAAGCCACCTGTTCCATCTGTCTGCAACTGATGACTGAGCCAGTGAGCATCAGCTGTGGACACAGCTACTGTCACTTGTGCATAGTGAGCTTCTGTGAGATGCAACCATGGCTGGAGATGTTCTCCTGTCCCCAGTGTCGGGCGCCATATAAAATGGCGAGCCTCCGACCCAACAAGCAGCTGGGAAACCTCATTGAAGCCATCAAGGAGATGGACCAGGAAATGTCATGTGAGGAACATGGAGAGAAGCTCCATCTGTTCTGTGAAGACGAGGGCCAGCTCATCTGCTGGCGCTGTGATCGGGGACTGCAGCACAAAGGGCACACCACAGCTCTGGTGGAAGATGCATGCCAAGGTTACAAG GAAAAGCTCCAGGAAGCTGTGACAAAATTGAGGCAACTGGAAGAGGAATGTATGAACCTGAAGGTGTTCACGGCAAAGCAAATAACCGAATGGAAT GAGAAGAtagaagttcagaaaaaaaaaatccagtctgacTTTAAGAATCTCCAGAGCTTCCTCCATGAGGAAGAAAAGTCTTACCTATggaaactggagaaagaaaaagagcagacTCTGAGGAGACTGAGGGACAATGAGGCCAATCTTGAACAGCAGAGCCATGAACTCGAGAGCTACATCCTGGAACTAGAGCATAAATGTCAGGGCTCAGCCCAAAATCTGCTGCAG GATGTGAAAGATACTTTGAGCAG GAGTTGGGCTGTGAAGCTAGAACAACCAGAGGCCCTCTCTTTGGACCTTCATACTGTGTGCAATGTTTCTGAGCTTTACTTTGATGTGAAGAAAGTGTTAAGGAGCTATCAAG tcAGCGTGACTCTGGATCCAGATACAGCTTATTACGAACTAATTCTGTCTGAGGATCGGAGACAAGTGACTCGTGGATGCCCCCAGGAGAATCTTGATACTTCTTCTAGGAGATTTAGTGCCTTACCCTGTATCCTGGGCTGTGAAGGCTTCTCCTCAGGAAAACATTACTTTGAAGTGGATGTGGGAGAGGGAACTGGGTGGGATTTAGGAGTCTGTATGGAAAATGTGCAGAGGGACACTGTCATGGTGCAGACACCTCAGTCTGGATTCTGGGCCATCAGATTGTGCAAAAAGAAAGGCTATGTAGCTCTTACCTCTCCCCTAACTTCCCTTCAGCTGAGGGAGCAGCCCCTGGTTGTGGGGATTTTTCTGGACTTCGAGGCTGGAGTTGTATCCTTTTACAACATGACCACTGGTTCCCACATCTTCACCTTCCCAAAGGCCTCCTTCTCTGACACTCTCCGGCCCTATTTCCAGGTCTATCAATATTCTCCTTTGTTCCTGCCTCCCCCAGATAAGTAA